From the Centropristis striata isolate RG_2023a ecotype Rhode Island chromosome 5, C.striata_1.0, whole genome shotgun sequence genome, the window gatatgaaagtttaatgtgagttttatactttaccgtgttgtgtgtgcaaggtccctttaataacttttgttggtaattttgtcttttttttggtaattttgtccttttttggtaattctgtgtctttttttggtcattttgtttcttttttaagtaatttggtttttttctgtcattttgtgtcttttttggtcattttgtgtctttttttgggtcaatttgtgtcttttttgggtaatttttctgttttttttttgataaatttgtgtattttttggtaattctgtgtatcttttggtcattttgtgtatttttttggtcattttgtgtcttttttttttttagtaattttgtgtctttttttccgtcatgttgtgtcttttttaagtaatttagtttttttctgtcattttgtgtctttttttgtggtcattttggtgctgcctccagcggcccccaggtaatttgagtttgagacccctgccttaatgttttgtttgcattttcttCAGCGGAGTCTTCAAACACTGGTCATTTACTGGTCTGGTATTTTTGCAGGAGGGAAACACTTTTTGACAGAGGAAATAATCTTTGACAAAACACAGTCAAACCCTCAATCACAGTGTGAGACATTTACATTCATCAATTGCAAAATGAGGGCATGTGCAAGGGCATGTTTAGAGGGATAACACTTGGGCTTGTTTGCATTTCTTTAAACCTTTCACAatcatccaatccaatccactttatttatataggacaattttagcaaacacaaggtttccaaagtgctgcacaaacaacaaatagataacacaatacaaagagatgtagtaaacaatagaacagtaaaatgcaataagataaaataaattataaataaataaataaaataaaatttaaaatgttctgcctgcacaaaataaaatatgcatgtatacaaataaaaacaaaaaatcattaaaaaaaatcataaaatcaacataaaatcaacacttaaaagccaacgagaagaggtgggttttaagaagagacttaaaatgagacagtaaggaggcctgtctgatgtgcagcgaCAATTGCAAAATGAGGATATGTTTAGTGGGATAATACTTGGGCTTGTTTGCATTTCTTTAAATCTTTCACAATCATCTTGGGTGCAGCTAAGCCAAGCATACAGCGACAGTGCCATTGCAAATTAGATATGGGAGAAGGGGAGGAGACTTCCATCTAATATAGCAAATCTCAGGCTCATCCAACAGTCCACATCCAGGGAGTGAGACTGCCCTGTACCTAAAGAACGATGATGAATTATGATGTCAGTGCAGTGCGGTTCATAGATTTTTCTGCAGGGGAAAGGGACAGCTGGTATCTACAGATAGTCGGTATCATCACACAGCCAGGGTTGAAGTATCAGAATCGGTATCTGGAGAAAAAAGGATTGATACATCCCCAATTAAAATGTAAGAGCACACGTTTGATGGCTTCTGTTCGAAATTGAGTTCAGCTatctgtggaaaaaaagagCTCAAGTTGAATCCTTCATGTGCCACTTGGAGAGCTGGAGAGTGTGATCAGTGGAGGGATGCTTCACATCAGATAGAGGCCGTCTGTAATGGCGAACCCACCACCACACTGTTCAGAAAATGCCACAGGGTTTAATCACCCTCACCCGCTTGAAGGGTAAGAGGGGCCAACATCCAGCTGAAAAGGCTGTGTGCTATCAGAGATAAGGCTCGCTGTATTCTCCTCCTCACTGATTCCTACTAAAAAAGCCCTCGTCTAAATCAATTACAGTAGAAAGTTCAGGGTTTCCCGTGGATCCTCTTATTCACATTCTGGCATGTGATCGTAAtgtaattatgtgttttttatgcacactgttcattgcaccttatttgtttcacggcaccagtttttttatactgtatattaatatttattctgcactggaatacTACTCCTTAATACAAACTCCTTCTTAagacagttattttttattgtattttattgcttgaagtatgcctaggttgttgtttttatttaattgtgttgttattgtctctgctgctacactgtaatttcccagcttgggataaataaagtcagtcttctatctatctatctatctatctatctatctatctatctatctatctatctatctatctatctatctatctatctatatagcGAGTGCTCAACCACTTATTATGCAACTATAAACAGAAATGAACcataaatacaatatatgtTAAATAAGTTCATTTAAGTTGTGATGTGcataaaaaatatcacacaaatTTGActgtacacactgcaaaaaagggttgtctaaaaacaaggtaaaaacactaaatctgagggaagcagagtgcactgcaaatgatttgttacttaccaagataaaaaaaaaaaaagatgtattttaagagttaatttcttattttaaacgtgtatatatatatatatatatattcaacattCAACAGCATTTAATTTATGTGCTCGAAACAGAAAGGAGAAAATGCAATGCAGACATGGTAgtgctgcttttttattttatttttcaatgaatagAATTTCAGCTTGTTTTCACAATTCTCAATTGGAATTGAGAGTATTTGTTGATGACCCTACTTAACGCGTTCATCATCTTTATTCTAAGGCTCAAAATTAGGTTTGCGTCTCCATTCTgactgtttttctcttattttggccgGCAACGGCTCCttctgttagtaaaggttgccgacttCTGCCGTAGGCCATGTCATCTAATGTGCCTGAGGCCATATCCAAAAATTTGCATTAGCTGGAAAACAAGATCAAATGGATGCATCTGaattttatatgtgtttttcttgtcaaaCATATCGGTAAATTTCCTATGAATTACTTATTGTACGCTATGATCCCacttctcctcctgtcctcctcctcctcactctgttACCAGCATCAGGTAACCAGACTTAATATGCTTCAGTAGCATATTGTTGCTATGCTGTTGTTTCTGTATCCTTCCTctatgtcagggatgggcaactggaggcccggggtccgcatacggcccgcaccctcacttgaagtggccctcagtacaactacatgcatttgagcatgaaatcttaaaagtgcagtgtaaaaatgcacaaaattactgcaattaatgttggtctgctgttcttgcactgaaaaaaaagaaatcacagtaagtggttatttttattatggttatttatactgttacacatgcatttgaacatgaaatatgttaagttactgcactgtaaacatatttaaaattgcagtttcatcatatctggttaagtgcacggtcctatatgtcagaatcagaatcagaatcactttattagtcccttgaagggagatttgtttttgcagcaggacacacaagacaaggtaaACAATGATAACAgaataaaacccaataaaagtctgataaaacacagtcaaagaaaCGCCAATCGcatatataaaatcactgacacatgttCGTTGCAGAGCTAATACCCCTAAATGGAGAGTTAATACCTGGTATAGgcaaaaagtgcaatgtgcagatgtgcaagAAGCATACTTGTGAAGATGAGCAATTTGAGGGCTACTTTCTATTACTTAAATGAATGGCATATAAATGGCAATaaatgtggccctgtggtagtgtggatgaaaaattgtggcccccttcagcatttaagttgcccatccctgctctgtGTCCTCATCTGTCAGTAATCACTCCCCCAACTTCCCCTCCTCTGCCTGTCTCTGCCCTGCTATGTTCACCTCAGGTAACAAGTTCTCCTACTGCCACGCCTGCCTGTTGGTCGCTGGGGTCTGGTGCTACTCTGGGATATTTGCAGTAGGGCCCCTGTCGGGCTGGGGCCAGTACGGGGCCGAGCCTTACGGTACAGCGTGCTGCATCGACTGGCACGCTCCAAGCAAAGGCTCTGCAGCTATGAGCTACATCGtctgcctcttcttcttctgctacATCGTGCCCTGCACCGTCATCTTCCTCTCCTACACGTTCATCCTCCTCACCGTCCGGGGCTCCCGCCAGGCCGTGCAGCAGCACATGTCCCCGCAAAACAAGATCACCAATGCACATTCACTTATCATTAAggtaaatggagaaaactttCCAACAttcaaaaaatgtcataaataaatatgtgttggtaacactttacaataaccatcatttataaaaggtaaacagatagtttattaatgttcaatcatcatttataaaccctatatagaccatttagaatggtaaatacataacttATTAATGTTTGACTAACTAAATCATTAACTAGTGGCAaaaagatggtatattaatgtaagtttatagttacttggtaacactttacaataaccaactaagtgatgtttatagatggttaatagacaaattattaaccatttacaaagtgctatacatatttaatctttaaatgttattaACCAATTTCGGTTACACTTTACAacaaccctcatttataaatggtaaacacagataataatgtttaatcatcatttataaaccgtatataggccatttagaatgataaatacataaCTTATAAATGTTtgactaactaaataatttataaatagctaatagatggtatattaatgtaagtttatagttactttaccattaacaaacaattagacTAAAATttatagtttatcaatagttttagttgcactcattttaacattttattaagtATGTTAACGATTTTGAAAtggtggtaacactttacaataaccatcatttataaatggtaaagagatagtttattaatgtttaatcatcatttataaaccgtatataggccatttataaTGGTAAACACATCGTTTAGTAATGTTTAggtaactacatcatttataaatggcaagtagatggtatattaatgtaagttcatagttattttaccattaacaaacaattaaattataactaATAGTgtataaatagttttagttgcactcattttaacatttttaacaccatattcagtatgttaatgatttttaaatgattcatagaCCTTCAAgaaattggttaaaaacatttaaagatgttgtaaatggttaataattgctctataaaccatctataaacatcacttagttggttattgtaaaatgttCCCTGTGTGTTTACATGACAGATGTATTTTCTCTCCTGTCAGCTCTCTGTGGCAGTTTGCATTGGTTTCCTGACAGCGTGGAGTCCGTATGCCGTCGTGGCCATGTGGGCGGCGTTTGGGAACCCGGCAACTGTCCCTCCTATGGCGTTTGCCGTGGCAGCCATGTTTGCCAAGTCCTCCACCCTTTACAACCCGATTGTCTATCTGGTCTTCAAGCCCAACTTCCGCAAGTCCCTGTGTCGGGACGTGGCCCTGTGCAGGGTGACACTCTGTGGATGTTTGTGTCCGCACAGCTCGACTCAGAAAGGAACTTGCAAACAATCCCATCACAAAGAAGAGTGCAACTCAACCAGGTTGTCAAACGGACTACCGGAGAACCACAGCACCTGCAGACACTGTCCCTGCCCTGAAGCAGTCGCTGGTAAAAGAGAGAACTTTATAGAATACAGTCCTCAGCAGACTGCCAGGATACTTAAAGGATCCCTACATAATGAGGTGGCTGTCAGTCAACTCTCCAATGAGATGCAGAGCGATTTCCTTTAGAGAAACAATACCAGACAGAGAGAAGGTGAAAATGAACTGGAAGAAAAGCTGGGAAAGAGGTGAAAGACGATTTATTTAAGGAAAAATGTGTACGAACTTTTAAGGACAAGTTTACAAACTAAGAACTTGTCCGGTGCCTCAAATATGTAATACTGCCGAAACAAAAATAACCGTGAAGTTAGAAGCCAATACAAGAAAATAAGTGAGCCAAACAGCCAACATGCAACCGTAGATGTGTACATCAATACTTCCATCAGGTTAAATTAACTCGTCAATAACTAGCTGGTCACTTTGACTGATCGACATGAAGTGAAAGACACTGATAATCCATGGAGTCATGCTGCAAATCAAATCAAGCTGGATTTAGTGGGAGGACAATGAAACTTTCTACTccctaattttatttttatgtatctaTTATGAATACTGTATTtgattatgtgtttgttttgataGGTATTTATCAATGCATGCCAAAAGTCAAAGGACGACAGGGTTGCTGTCTTGTTGCTGAGGATGCATTTCAGTCTCAAGGGCCCTCTTTAAACCTTGAGGTGTCTCTAAAATTACCATACACTTTACACTTTAAGGTCCCGAAACGGTCCCTCTTAtacaagtgtcataaaaatgtgatatatatatatattttttttttttcactttcactgcatCAAACCTTTTAGCAGCTTCCGACCTAACatagatattttaaaaaagtatttattttttcatgttttatgttttaatgccaTTTTTGTCATAAGAAACCCTGATTTTCTCaagggcaaaaacacaaaatatgcaatattttcaaaaaataaggTGCAAAGTGGAATATTTGGGGTGAGGTTATTACAGCCTTGACTAGGTCAATAATTGATAACTCAATTGATAACCTTTTCATAGCCATGCATTTTGCAAGTTAAGAGAACCAGGCATCCATTGAAATTGTATGTGATTTAGCTCTGCTGCCCCTGGTGGTTTGAGGGGGTCATCAGACCTAAAACCTATTTTCCATGCATTTTGAAAGGAGGGGCTTAGATTTATTAGGGATTCATGGGGAAAACATTATATTATGTCAGGATTACAGTGTATCAAACAtatgtgtttataatgggagtcaatgggaccaAAACGGGCCTTAATGGTCAAAGTGTTAGTGTTGTGTGTATCTCCTATTCTATACAACTTTCAAAAGCGGAATTttggaatataaaataaaaaataaatcctggCCAAGTTTCATACGATTAGACTTTAAACTGACAGATATATtgagaatcaaaaacataaaaattagctGAATGTACACGTTTGGTCCCTAAGGTGCCTCAAGGGTTAAAcgtgtaaaaatgaaaatggacATCCTAAAATTTACCCAGGTGTTAATTGTATTGATAACACCTTGGTATTGATTCTTCTGCAAAGAGGTGTTGccaatgtacattttgtttaatgAGCCAGAACAGAAGGTGTGACAGAAATATATGGACTATAGACTGAGGATAAACAAATAACTTAACACTTAATAAGCTCTACTCTCTCTCAGTGTACTGTATGTGGAGACCTCCAGACAAAAATATTCAAGATAGCAATGCAAAAATCTGTTTGAGGATCCATCACACAGTGGTCCAAAATGCACAGTTTCTGAGGACCATCATCTGAGATAAGctacaaaatgtaataaaaaaaaaaaagttggtaacactttgcaataaccatctaagttatgtttttagatggttaataaaccaaatattaaccatttacaaagtactaCAATTAAATCGACATATTTAATCTTGATAGATGTTTacaaccattttcttaaagctatacaaatcatttggaaatcattaacaaatgcttaaaatagtgtttaaTGTTATGAGAGCAACTATAAACCGTTAATAAATAGTccattaataaacattattaattagaatttaattgtttgttaatggtaaagtaactattaacTTACATGAATgaactatctatttaccatttataaatgacggttattgtaaattgttaccAAAAAGTTTTGTATGAATGATATGTGTTTATGCCTTTATGACATAAAATTCTGATAGATATACACTTTGAATGCACTGATCACGTTAAATATCTGATGTCAGTGAAAGGTCATGTTAATTTTTGtctcacaaaaatatatttatttagagttctcattaaaaaagagacatggTGGACATGTGataaaaagaggagaggagggagtttATTTAAGGTGCAGTCAAATACTTAAATGAGCACTATAGCGCATAAAACGGTAAAGATTAGTtctatttatttacaatttggGACTAATTTTCATACTTTTGGTTGTGATTTCTATTGGTTATTATAACAATGTGCCCACCAGAGTAAATTATGAGGTCTGGTAAAACTGACAGATTACTAGAACAAAGTCAAGAAATGAACAGTCTGATAATCAGATAAACAAGCCAAtgaggtaacactttacaataatcctcatttataaatggtaaacagtttattaatgtttaatcatcatttataaaccgtttataggccatttagaatggtaaatacataatttattaatgtttaacgaactaaatcatttataaaggacaaatagatggtatattaatgtaagtttatagttactttaccattaacaaacaattgaattataattaatagtttattaatagttttagttgcactcgtaacatttttaacaccatattaagtatgttaatgagtttggaatgattcatatacctttaagaaattggttgaaaacatttaaagattaaatatgtatagcactttgtaaatggttaataattggtctataaacatctataaacatcacttagttggttattgtaaagtgttaccgccAACGATTTAGTCAGattcttatttattgatgtgCTCACAACAAAATATGGCAGGTAAACATTGCCAGGAAGTCTTTCTGTAAACTATGATGGATGTTTACAGACGTCAGTTGtggatatttaattttaaacttGGACCCTTCATCTTCATCTCCTTCAGCTCTTTACCAAAGTTCCCAGATTTCATGAATTAACTTCAGTCAGTATGTTATTAGTACCGACAGGAATAATCTAtgaatctataaaaaaaaaaaaataacccccTGAACTGGAATACACTGGAATGCTCCTTTTAAAGTGGTGTGATAACCTTTCATGaagcctgtttgtgtgtgtatgaaagtgAGTGAAAGAAAAGCCCTGTGGTTTAtttatactgtgtgtgtatttttataatatgcCGCTGTGAGCGTGTGCTTTCATGGGCAGAAATATGAGTGTGCAGCTCCTGAGAGAAGCTAGCAGCATATCAGCAAATTCTTTTGGGtctgacacacaaacagtgaAAGAACAACACTGAAATGGGCATATTAAACGTGTCCCACAAGCCATTATtaacagaagagaaaaaaatagttttatttatgtctATGCATggatacactgaaaaaagtataacCTTAAAATAGTGTTCAGTGTTATGAGAGCAACTATAAACCGTCCAATAGtcattaataaacattattaattagaattgaattgtttgttaatggtaaagtaactattaacttacattaatgaTCTTTTATTGAATtaactatctatttaccatttataaatgatgacacacaaacagtgaaagaacaaatcaaatcaaatcaactttatttatagagtgctagagtctcatgctgggtaaaaacccaaaaataaaagtgggttttaaaatgaatctcaattttattaattattaattaattaaaattagtcttaattttaaaatgaatattaattaaaaaaaaacacaaagaacaaataaaaacaaataaaacaacactGAAATGGGCATATTCAACATGTCCCTCAAGCCATTATAACAGAAGAGTAAAAATAGTTTTATGTCTATGCATggatacactgaaaaaagtataaccttgctcaaactaaaaaaaatgatatcacatcttaaatatttgacttcatagaatctaaattgagtaacttcttatgacctgattattttatgttgatgtaaacaataatactGCACTTGACTCAACCTTAATTCTTTGCCttgatgcaattttttttttaacattttagttattgaacCAAACTAATAAACTTAAATTGAACCAACCtaatatattcacttttaactgaattaatgtttgcattgacaccagttaatttatttacatatacccaaactatatttttcacattttatttgacttaactaatttttgtttcccaccttataaactctataaaaaaaagacacttggccaacagattacattaaatgtatttattaatctttAACATATGAACCATATGCAACATATTTCGACTCAAGCTAAAAATATTACCTGCAggtcatgaagaagaaaaaaaaacctgatagaaatcaaaaactttgttttgggtccttagcctttaatagggcactcattgaaatacttgcaaattccaaatttcaaccctagagaatattggaggatattacatactgacagaatgtgtaaaaaaagagaaaaaagtttatgagatttaaagtggtgaatctgcgagaaaaaagttgctttttttccacttttttcttgtaaatctgcaacttttttcgtgcagatttgccactctaaatctcttaaatctgcacctttttttcttgtagatttgccactttaatctagtaaatttgcaacttttttctcaaaatattattttatttattactcatttattactcattttagatatccgctgaagtcaccaaatatagttctttgcctgataaagggttaggACGCATATTTAGTTCAGtataaatcaaacttgatgtctctaaatgcaaaaagaatgagttttacaatcaaatcaagAATTTTATCCTCTTTGAATGAACAGCTGCatgttttttacacttttttcagtgtatggcCACTTGCCTTTAGTGCTCATATTGCCTCTTAGAAAGGAGAAGACCTGTTGTTCagtaaaagagagacagaaggcTTTGCTTCAGCACCTGCCAACATTATTCCAATAGAAACTGCCCAGTGAGCACAGTTAAGCTTAACTGCAGTGTTTGTCCAACGAGCAGTTTTGTACTTTTCCCCTGGCAGCATAGGTCATTAAATGGAAGTACAAAAAGATCTGCCATGGCAACATTAATAAGATTTGCTGGAGCGTATGTTGAGGTTGACTGGTGTGACTTTCATGCTAAGTCATGATTCCTTTCTTCACTAAAGGAAAATTGCagatctgtgcattttttttacaaaacaccCGACTACAAAAGCGTCTCTCATTCCCGCTTCTCTAAATGTTGCTTTGTCATGAAATAATTTGCTTTAAGTAATGCAAAACAACCATGTCAGCACGTGTGATGGGTTCTGCTGCTGGCTGCACTCTTCAAATTACTGCTCTGACACTGGTAGCTTTTGAAGGAATTTATGCTAAACCACCATCACCATCTGAACTAATAGACCAGTCAGGCTTTTCACATAGCACCTTGCCCGAGGATAAGATCCTTGTTGGCTCAGCTCACAGCTCTGTTAGCTGAGGGTTTAAGCTATGTTCAAATTGACATTAGCGctgcatgaaaaaaatgcagcaCCCCCCTATTGCATTGACACAGAGGGCTCTAGCAAAAAGccaagcacactgcaaaaaagggaggtctaaaaacaagataaaaacactagaaACTAGAAAACTATGGCTGGAAAGCAACATCGAACAGGCGGTTAGGAGTGGGACTACTTCTCTAGAGATCGTGATGTAGTCAACAATATAATACATTGAATGTACTTTAAGAAAGTTATTTCTTTAAGAAGACTTTTTGGTACCTTTAACAATGTAAAATCAGTGCAAAATCCAAgaagaaaaggtctattttcatttaaactgaTC encodes:
- the opn7b gene encoding opsin 7, group member b isoform X2 — its product is MGNASETFLLVSRISKENDFLMGTLYTIFGVLSMLGNGILLFVAYRKKSSLKPAEFFVVNLAISDLGMTITLFPLAIPSAFTHMWLFNELTCIIYAFCGVLFGLCSLTNLAVLSCVCWLKVCCPNYGNKFSYCHACLLVAGVWCYSGIFAVGPLSGWGQYGAEPYGTACCIDWHAPSKGSAAMSYIVCLFFFCYIVPCTVIFLSYTFILLTVRGSRQAVQQHMSPQNKITNAHSLIIKLSVAVCIGFLTAWSPYAVVAMWAAFGNPATVPPMAFAVAAMFAKSSTLYNPIVYLVFKPNFRKSLCRDVALCRVTLCGCLCPHSSTQKGTCKQSHHKEECNSTRLSNGLPENHSTCRHCPCPEAVAGKRENFIEYSPQQTARILKGSLHNEVAVSQLSNEMQSDFL
- the opn7b gene encoding opsin 7, group member b isoform X1; the encoded protein is MGNASETFLLVSRISKENDFLMGTLYTIFGKCFFLYLCESVFKSNSPNTSRHSVSVGVLSMLGNGILLFVAYRKKSSLKPAEFFVVNLAISDLGMTITLFPLAIPSAFTHMWLFNELTCIIYAFCGVLFGLCSLTNLAVLSCVCWLKVCCPNYGNKFSYCHACLLVAGVWCYSGIFAVGPLSGWGQYGAEPYGTACCIDWHAPSKGSAAMSYIVCLFFFCYIVPCTVIFLSYTFILLTVRGSRQAVQQHMSPQNKITNAHSLIIKLSVAVCIGFLTAWSPYAVVAMWAAFGNPATVPPMAFAVAAMFAKSSTLYNPIVYLVFKPNFRKSLCRDVALCRVTLCGCLCPHSSTQKGTCKQSHHKEECNSTRLSNGLPENHSTCRHCPCPEAVAGKRENFIEYSPQQTARILKGSLHNEVAVSQLSNEMQSDFL